One stretch of Miscanthus floridulus cultivar M001 chromosome 18, ASM1932011v1, whole genome shotgun sequence DNA includes these proteins:
- the LOC136524196 gene encoding rhomboid-like protein 19, with protein sequence MTAIGSSLGLLFCGKDIELVWGHKEFLKFIILVNSICGILPFCFAIGLFYVTRKESFLVTPLSGFHGCLAGFLVALKQLLPNLELPMCFFRKTKAKWRHSLFWLYLTYFQRNPLTGLKGDPSDDFSFPSLFPAAMRPVTNPVANLFDRMLCARSRPSEVALPILDPTKASRRRLE encoded by the exons ATGACC GCCATTGGTAGTTCTCTTGGTCTTCTCTTTTGTGGGAAGGACATTGAACTAGTTTGGGGCCATAAGGAATTCTTGAAGTTCATTATTTTGGTCAACTCCATCTGTGGCATTCTTCCGTTCTGCTTTGCTATTGGACTCTTCTACGTCACTAGAAAGGAGAGCTTCCT TGTCACACCACTTTCTGGTTTCCACGGTTGCCTTGCTGGCTTTCTTGTGGCCTTGAAGCAGCTTTTGCCAAACCTTGAGCTTCCTATGTGCTTTTTCAGGAAAACAAAGGCAAAG TGGCGCCATTCTTTGTT CTGGCTTTACCTAACATACTTCCAAAGGAACCCACTGACTGGACTTAAGGGTGATCCCAGTGATGACTTCTCCTTCCCCAGTTTATTCCCAGCTGCCATGAG ACCAGTTACAAACCCTGTGGCCAACCTGTTTGATAGGATGTTGTGTGCAAGGTCTAGGCCTTCCGAAGTGGCTCTCCCAATTTTAGATCCTACCAAGGCTTCAAGAAGAAG ACTTGAGTGA